ATACAATTTAGGTGAGAAGCCCCATTGTATTCAGTAGGCCTCATGTCTTAAATATGCCCAGGATTAGACTTTGTGTTCCCATGATAGAGTGCTTGATTATGGGAGAAGCAAAAGGAAAGTCACTTCTGCTCTGGTCTTTAGAAATATAAAGGCCTGTTTAAACTAGGATGCCTGTTTTGGGATTTAATTGTAAAAATAATTCAGATTTTTCAAAAGGTGTATGAATGATAATAGAGTTTTGTGTTGTCCATTCTAAAACAGCCCATTCTTCCTCAAGGTAAATTGGCACTGTAGATCTTATCCTTCTATTGAAAGGCATATGCTCAGTAGAGCTATAGTGTTCCAAGTGACTCCTAAATGAATAGGTTCTGAGTCTCTGGAATGTAGTTTAACAAACATGAGAAATTAACCCTGCAAATAATGTGCCCTGTTGTCTCATGTTTCTCTTTCTTTGCCTCCTACTATCATGTTGGTGAGAAAAACCATAATGGTATTGGAGTCAAGTGCTAATTGTGGATTGAACTTATTCTGGGATTTCTATGCTGGATGCCAGGCTCAGCTGTGAGCCATGTAATTAGGAGACAGTTACAAATGAGAAGAGACAGAAGGCAAGAAATATAGCTCCTAGGACAGTTGTGAGACATGGCATCCTTTTTAGAAACCAATTACTGGTCCTTATCAattcatttgattttttcctACCTCCTTCAAGTGAGCTCAGGGCAATGTACCTCCCCCCAACCTCCTACCTTGCAACATTGTTGTGAGAAAGTGAGATACACTAACTCAAGAACATCTGGCGAGCTCTGGGTCAAAGAAAGTGTTCTAAGCTGGGCCTTTCGAGTTCTAACACCACTATACCCTTGCATGCTTTTGCTGGGGTATTTAgaggtgttttatttatttaaaatatttatatcacagGAATATATGATGGATCcttatattataattataatggATCAAAGCATTGGTCTGTTAAGGTTAGTATTTTCTACTCAGAGCAACAGTTGCTCTCCAGGGATCTCAGGCTGAAATCTTTCATATCACGCACTACatgatcctttcagctggagatgccgggCACTGAACCTCGTGCTATTTGAACTGGACCCTGAGCGGCGGAAATTAGCATGTTAAAGGGTCTATTCCAAGAGAAAAAGCAATAGATACCGATTCAAactaaatgaaatatttatttactaacaATCAGACACACAACTAAAAGTAGACAAAAATTGTTTCTCATCTTTAACACAACTATATACATATAACTCCTTCCCTATAAACACATGCATGCACAAAACTGACaatgggggaaagaaaggagagggaaaatgGGTAATATACTATTTGATTCAAGGAGGATAATAAGTTAAGAATTGCATATAGAAAGGAAGCTGCATATCTGTCGCAGGGGTGTTCAACTAATGGAAGAAACCTGACTCACATTGCGCAGACCTGCGCTTGTCCTTTTATGGGAGAAAAGTCCGTAGTTTGGCATGGGATCTGACCTTTCCAGGCTCAGGACTGGTCCAAGTAATAAAGTTCAAATTTGATTGGGCAGTTTGAAGAGCAAATAACCTTCACAGGACAGTCCATCCTGCGATAGCTGAAATAGTATCGTTAGGAAGCTTGATACTATCCAATCCGGCCTGTAATGGCAATTAAATTAATTACGGGTGGGATTATAAAACAATGAATCAGTTAAGAACGTTAGCAACCACTGCTTTTGTGAATAGTCAAAGTGCTTGTATGCTTTGAGTttacctcttttttccccctccaggacCTTTGTGTTTGTAATCTGCCAGCTGAAAGATTGGAGTCTATCCCACAGAAGCTTCtgccacaataaatgtgttagtctGTAAAGTACTGAAAGACTTCCGGCTATAAAAGAGCCCACAGATATCGCGATCTAATTTAATAAATGCAATCCAACGCCTCTTTAGATCAGCCTGGTTTGctgcttccctcttccttccctttacTTCCGCCCGTTGCTGCTCATCAAGCACCGGCAGCCAACCTCATCCAATCGGAAAAGCCCAGGGCTTCTTCCCACCATAGATAAAAAGGAAGCACCAGGTTTTTAGTGcctagagaagaaggaagggaaaccaTAGCACGATCAGGCTGGACCTCCGTCCCACCCCTTGCTGGTCGACAGGTGACCAGCCTTTCTACGATGCTCATTGGAGGAAAGATGGAAGAGGCGCGTTCGAGCGATCTAATAGGCGCAAACTGAGCCAATGGGGAGCAGGCGCGGAATGCGAAAAAGCGACTGTTGCCTCCAGGGTGGGCCCGGGGTCTTTGAGGCGCCTGAGGGACTAGCGGCCTTGCTTTCGTGGCCGTTATGAGGCGACGGAGTGGGCTGCAGAGCGCCGGCTCTTTCCTGGAGCCGCTTTCCCAGTTGTGCTTAAGCCCCATGTCCCAGACAGAGCCCGGCCAGGAGGCGCCCAGCTTCCTCTACCGCAGCTTCTTCGCCCAGGAGTGCGACGCGGTCGTGTCCCAGCTGAGCAGGGCTGCGAATGAGAGGCGGCCGCGTTGCGTCTCGACCGTTCAGGATGAGACGCTGACCCCGCTGGAGTCTCCCAGCTCCTTCTTGGAGAGTCCCGACGGCGGTTCTTCACCTCGGCCTGTCCCCGAGCCCGCCTCTGCCGGCTTTGGCCCGCCTGATCGTTCCGCGGCAGGGCCGTTCAGTGAGCAGAGCCCGAGCCTGGCAGGGGCTTCTCCTGGCGCAGGAGCACAGCCAATCGCCACGTCCCCTGGCTTCGACCTGGTAGGGGCTTCGTCCAGGCCTGAACGGGAGAAGGACTCGCCACCGCCTAGCGTGGCCAACATCACGTATGACTGCATGAGCTCTGGTGGCTCTGCCGACGCCACGTACCTCTGCACCGGGTCCACTTCGCCGGGGAAGAAAGAGATGGCCGTAGACGCAGCGCCCGCCCATCCTGGCCTGGAGGTTTGTGGGCAGCTGCTGCCCATTGTCACGTCCACCCCCTTGATGGTGCCTCCCCGTTCAAAAGATGCACCCCCGACAACAGAAGGCCCCCTGAATAGGGAAGGCTCCGCGCCAGACTCCTGGCAAAAGTCTCCGGAAGATCCGCTGCAGGAGGCAACGTTCAGGGTCAGTTTTACATCCAGCCATGAGAGCCTTCCTGCAGCTGCCAGAAATGGGGCTAACCAGGTGCCTCGTGTTTCTGGTAAGATTCCCCTTGCCAAGAGAAGTCTGGCTCTTAGAGCTCGAGGGGCTCAAGGCATAGGAGGTCTTCCTAGAGGCACTGGTGTAATGAAGAAAATCCTGCAGTCAGCTGGTGGATACAACTTTCGGAACTTCCTTGGGCCACCAGAGAAATCAGGATCAGCCATACAGAGCCAGCCAGTGGTTCAGGTGAGCAGTAgccaggaggcactgtggtattACCTACCTATTCTGTTTAGTGCATGGGCACgcacaaaaaaaattcaaaagaccAAGAGAGTTATTATTGTTCCTGCTTCCCTCTGAAAATCGTCCTTTTTGTAAGACATGTATTGGTTTAGCTGGGAGAGGGTCAAATTCCCACTCACTCATGAACCTCAttgagtgacctttggccagtcatccTCATCCTGACATGTCAGACAGGATTCTTAGGGTACAATGGAAAGTGTAGGACCAAGCAGATTTCCATGGGTACCCAGGAGAAAGAGCAGGATAAACATGCTGATGGGCTAATGCGTGGAAAGTAGCCTGTGCCACCTAAGCAGCTTCCCTGGCGTGCTCTcactgaacacacaaagctgtctAATGGATTTTTTATTCCAATATATGTGATTAAGTCTTCTCATAAAAGTTTTGTATATAGGAATTAATCTGAAGATTAGAACGTCTGTAGCTGGATCTGTGGCTAATTGTCCACAAATGGGAAGTTTCAAGGTCTCTTTCTAGCTAATTTTTAAATACTTATGGTAGTGGTCATGGTAGAGAGGGATTTTCCCCGCCAGTGGAAGGGAGATTTAGATtacaagatatatatatatactgaaaaTCTGATTGATTTACTACATGTATTAGGGGACTACTGATTGCTAGAAGCTCTGAGTCGTTGTGAGAGCTGCTTGATATAATCTGTGATAAAACTAAATAAGTTGTGTTCTCCAGAGAAACTTTTCCTGGACAGGTGTCTTTTATCTGAGCATTGAGGAAGTAGTGGTGGTCTCTTTTTTGTAGCCGAGGAGTTCTCTGAGAGTGCTGAAGCCCTCTTCCGAGAGCCACTGTTTCACAAACCTTATTGATAAACACAGGATCATCACCTTTACTAATTAGCCATGATTTACATATAAAGTGCACATAAAGAGGCGGATGGCCTCTTATTTGATCTGTGTAAACTTTAGGGTGCTCATGCAGCTCTATATCAAATAAGAAGTCAGCTTCAGTCTTGCGTTCAGAACCTGTGTTCAGACTTTATGGCTGCCAAGAATTATTTGCATGGTTTGATCTGGTGGCTTTTGCACTTAACTACTTTCAATCACTAGCTGCCAGAACTAAACTTTAGAATAGGTTGTTAGTTATATTTGTACAGAAAGGTTTGTCTGCATTGCCAAATATTTAACATTTATCCAGGATACAACTCAAAACCAAGTTGGTGATTTAAGTAATTTCTCTTTGATGGAAGCCTTTAATCTTCTCTGAATTCATCATATGCTGTTGGCATTGCAGGATGGGAGATACAGAAATATTCTGTTTCCTCTGTGGTCACGGGAAATACAGATCATTCCTCATTGTGTTTCTGTTTCCTGTCTCTGACACTGAGCAGAATATATCTAATTTCGTGATTTACAAATGATAATGAAAGGCCCTTGGAAGCCTATGTTAATGAGCTGCTATTTGGACAATGGGACATTTCTGCACTTTCTTTGGTATTGAGTTGATTGTGTAATTGTTAAGGGTGTCGGATCCCTGttcttgccatggaagcttgctgggtgaccagggGTCAATCACAGCCTAATGGTCTTACagtgttgttgggaggataaaatggaggagagcataTTATTGTTGGCTGCTTTGGGTtcttactggggagaaaagtagagtataaatgaattaaattttttaaattgttctgtaATTCTATTTTCTGACGCATTATATATCATATATTATATATCATATATTCTGATGCattttatataatatattatgGTCTGtgattaaatatttaaatgttcttaGAAGTGTTAAATCATTCTAATGTTGGTGTTTGGAAGTATAGAGAGGGTGATGGATTCACATCAGACTTCTTTTAAGGCCCATCTAATACTTGGGTCTTATATCATGTAGAAACTCCTGCCTGATGAGATAACAAAGGCAGATTTGACAGAACTGCCCTGCAATAAGAAGCCCCCGATTTCCATCCAGCCTCCCTCCAAACTTGCTGGTAGATCTGGAGTTCAAGGCTCCCTAGCATGTCTGGGTCTGAAGCCCCACAGTTTGTCAAGAGATACTTCAGCAACAAGGCTTCCAGGTCCTGCAGGTGAGCTGGGTTGGCTTCTGGATGAATGGTTGTGGGTAACAGGGAGGCTGGTCTGTCTGACAAGAATGAACCAAAGTGGGTTGTTCTGACCGTGGAATGTCTGGTTATTTACTATTTTTCTTCAGAGGGTTACAAATAGGGAACTGTTTTCTTCTCATCAGCTGGCTTGTGCATCTGTACCAATGGTCCAGAAACTAAATATTAACCAGTTGtcaaatattttgtgtgtgtgtagtcaaGGAACAGGGCATGTTTAGAAAGGGTGCAGACCACATTAAGAAACCCATAAgctagaaagtgggtggagtgAGTGGATCTTCAGAAGACCTTGCAGCCTACTGGGGCTGGTAGTGGTGTCATCACTTCATTGTGACCTGCAACATGCTAGTACAGAACTTGTCAAATCCCAGGAGCCAAAGTGCCTAGCATTTTAGCAGTAACTTTATTGCCATGTAGCTTGGAGGTTCTTAGTAGAAATACAAATCTTATTTATAATTTCAGATTAGAATGTGTTGTAGTATGACCTAAAAGGTCAAAGTTGTTTGTTTGTATATTAACTTTACACCATTCAGTGGCGATAAAACATATCCATTCTTAACTATTGCTTTCAAactaaaccttttaaaacaacaataaaattggAGAGATCAGGTTAGACAGGTTAGCTTTTCATTGCCACGATGATAACCTGGATTACTCCATATTTTTTTAATATGCTACAATACTTTTCTCAGAGCTTTAATAAAGCTATAAGAATCTGCAAAGAGCGTAGGGTTAGGTTCTGTAGCAATAATTAGATGATACAATTATTAAAATACAATGCCATGTCGAAAAATTAGCGTGGTTCCTAAATTTGGAGGACTTGCTCTTAAAGCGGAAAACATTTGTCAAGACTTATGCTAATATTAAAGTGGCAGTTGCGTTTACTGGCAAAATtagagggccagtgtggtgtaatggttagagtgttgagcTAGATTAGAatatgggagacccagattcaaatctccactctgtcatagAAGAGTGCTGGGTGACTATGAGCCACTCAAATGATTTGAGCTGCTTTGTATCTTCTTCTAATGTAAGTAGATCTTTCCTTGGAAGAGGACTCCTTAGAGTGGGGAAAGGCATAAAACTTTGCTCTGTGGTGTGATAGGATACATGCCACCATGTGGGGGTCCAGAACACTATGCTTTGTCGAGAGGTTAAATGCATCTCCAAGGttttgttaacatttttattaCTGTGACATTCAGGCAACAAGACAACAACTAAGAGCATAGCTGCGATTCAAAAACGCCCTCCGTGCGGACAAAAACCAATTCGACAAAACTACTAAGCATCCCCCCCCTGAATCCAGCTTTCATTTTCCTCAAGTTGCCGCATCCCATTTGCTTCTGTGCAAAAGTAAGTTGGAAAAGATATTTTATCTCAGTAGTAAATGCAGTgagttcattgggggggggggggggggcggcaagaAGGGTGAGAACTCTGCCAGGTTAGAGATGCTAGGAATACCTAGTGAAACTGTTTCTGGTTCAGGTTGCTGTATACACTGAAATGCAGGAGCTTCTCAAGCCCAGTACTATCcaactatagcagtgatggcgaaccttttcaagaccgagtgcccaaactgcaactcaaaacccgcttatttatcacaaagttccgacacggcaatttaacctgaatactgaggttttcgtttagaaaaaacggttggctccgacgtgtgcgttactcaggagcaagcttggtggtagtagatggctttgctttgaaacagctgtgcaactctttcaatgggtgaatcacgaccctaggagggtttactcagaagcaagccccatttccagcaaccgaacttactcccaggtaaaggattgtgctttagtttaacagcgcttaacagggttacctacactatttcctcaaaactaggtcttaggtttaatgctaataatcgaacccaacGACCCAGGCCAGtcgggggggcactctgtttgcgcgtgcccacagagagggttctgagtgccacctctggcacccgtgccataggttcgccatcactgaactatagcCACAGTGGAGGCACTGTCATCATCTTTTGGGCTATAGCAATTTCATGGTCATCTATTATGGAATGGAATACATGCTCCTTCAGAGAGTTGTGAGAGTGGCTTCAATCAAGATATTGTGTATCAGGTGCAGAGGTGATAGTTTGCCAGTAGAGGGCAACAGCAGACCAAAGACGCTTCTCTCCCTTTCCACAAGCAGTCTTCTAAGGTAGGAAAGTTTTAGGTATCCctcaggggagagggaggaacatCTTCACCCTTCCCAAAAATAGTAGGTGAGTATATCTTAGGTTAGGAGTTCCACAGAGCAAAACTCTGAGACTCCAGTTTGTAAGGCAACAAAGATGGGAATCACTTCTCTTTCAACCAGGTCAGAAAGAGAAGTCCACAAGTAGTGATCTGATGGCTGTTGGACAAACCCGAaatgctgctctgaagaaggacTTCACTGCATCTTGCCCAAAGGTAGAACTAGCAGAGTGAATGGCTTTAAATCACCCAAGAAAAAGAGGGTCGGTCTCTCTCTTAAATGTTTAGCATCTCATTCATGTTTCATAAAGAAGCATGTGTTCtcacagcaaatatatatatatatatatatgtgagaaGGTTCTGtcagagtcagaccactggtaTGCATAACCCAGTATTACTTTCTGTGGCTGCCCACAGCTCTCCAGGTAAACTTGAGGCTGAGAAGGATCTTTCCCAACCTTGCTGCCTGGGATTTTGCAACTGCAAACACTggcattgaacctggaaccttgtAGTTGCAAAATAGTCCTTGGTTCTCTGTTGTTAGGAATATAGCCATGTATTTGCTGTGATGGCTAACATGCCATCTGTTTTGCAATTTCAGTGCCAATGGCTGGCTGAAGAGAATCAGCGGTTGAAGAGCATGTTAGAAACATGTCAAAAGACTATTGCCTCCCTGAAACAAAAGGTAACCTCCTCGGGAGCCCTGCATTTACAGTTCTATATGCAGATTGTGTAATGCAGTGCAGTCTATTGCAGGCAGCTGCTAGCCTCAGCAGAATTGCTTTCAGTATTCACACCTCTAGTAGAATGGAGCTTATCCACAGTGCCGGTAAATGGATTGTGGTAGTCTAGTCACTTGACCTTGTTATCCAAATTGGTACAGTGTGCAAAGACCCAGTCACTGAAGCAGTTATTTTGGAACCAAGCAGTCTACCATATACGGGAGTGCCACTCTGATACACCATTTCAAtttgggaaggaaaaacaaaacacagagaaTCTCAAAAGAAATAACCTGTATTCCCCTAACCAGATGAAAGACTAGAAAGAGTAAATACAAGGAAATGCAAAAACATTGAACAAAACCTTATATATTCTCCAGAGAACTTTGTGCTCTGCAAATAACAACTTGatgatggtccctggccccaaaactaTTTGGCTGTCCTCAagcagggccagagcttttttggcTCTGACCCCTGTCTGGTAGAtcactctgtcaaatgagacccggGTCCTGCAGGATCTATCACAGTTCTacagagcctgtaagatggatctgttccaccagacctttggtggagggcagcagtggtgtctatctggctggcctccctgctcttccttctcctttctttgctgtttgttttgttgtcttttttctttcttttttattgttctaTTAGCATAGACTGTTGCTAATTCCATCCTTTTAACAAGATGTACTTAGGGTGCCATGAGCTATGTATCTGTTTTAAATCTTTATGGAATTCTTTGTTGGAAACTGAGCTTGGATGGAGAAATGCTGcttagaaatcaaattataaataaaatagaattgcAGTGCGGTAATGCATTGCTGCCCTTGGTTGTTGTCTGAGTGCATGAGGATAGTCATCTGTGAGGATAGTGGGACCATTTAGGTGAAGTGTTAGTTATTGGAATGATGGACCTGAAAAATGCTTAGCAGCTTTGTTTACATTCCACTGGGTTGGAGATTCAGTTACTGGAGTAGGCCCTAAAGTAAAAAGAATTGTATAGCCTTAAGGTATTAGGCATCAAATGAGACAATTACTCCACTGGTTTGAGGAAACTTCTGGACACTTGAAGTCAGAGGTCTGTAATCAGTTTGCTACTGTTGGGGGAGTATATTTGCCGTCGGTTCCAAATATTAGTAATGAACAAATGTTGATAGAATTTCAATTGTCATAATCATGATTGTTCTGTATATCATGTAACATGTACCCATTTTAATcagttctttttcctgttttcttagCAAGCTGCAGTAGAAAATGAAAACTGTCC
The nucleotide sequence above comes from Sphaerodactylus townsendi isolate TG3544 linkage group LG13, MPM_Stown_v2.3, whole genome shotgun sequence. Encoded proteins:
- the LOC125442905 gene encoding uncharacterized protein LOC125442905 is translated as MRRRSGLQSAGSFLEPLSQLCLSPMSQTEPGQEAPSFLYRSFFAQECDAVVSQLSRAANERRPRCVSTVQDETLTPLESPSSFLESPDGGSSPRPVPEPASAGFGPPDRSAAGPFSEQSPSLAGASPGAGAQPIATSPGFDLVGASSRPEREKDSPPPSVANITYDCMSSGGSADATYLCTGSTSPGKKEMAVDAAPAHPGLEVCGQLLPIVTSTPLMVPPRSKDAPPTTEGPLNREGSAPDSWQKSPEDPLQEATFRVSFTSSHESLPAAARNGANQVPRVSGKIPLAKRSLALRARGAQGIGGLPRGTGVMKKILQSAGGYNFRNFLGPPEKSGSAIQSQPVVQKLLPDEITKADLTELPCNKKPPISIQPPSKLAGRSGVQGSLACLGLKPHSLSRDTSATRLPGPAGNKTTTKSIAAIQKRPPCGQKPIRQNY